In Bacteroidota bacterium, a single genomic region encodes these proteins:
- a CDS encoding histidine kinase, which produces MDKKKIEKPKDRWARIVFIPLVGFLTTLLFGKQGSSVPENFIYINIFISIFSTLILWEGNRYIVILLRNQYQDYRQVGKRLLWQLALCTGFSLLASNIIFLSLMRMFPGAPLCNADRIYMSQLSLIITFLIIAIYESSYFLGKWKEALVHAEELKRESIIAQFETLKSQVNPHFLFNSLNTLTALIEENPSIAVRFVGQLSQVYRYVLQSREKELTDLKTELEFTQSYIFLLQNRFEKNLQINLVIDEKYLSKKIAPLCLQMLIENAIKHNIVSAEKPLLIEIGLDEKEYIYVKNRLQKKNFSEQNHGLGLPNICKRYSILSEKEVKIEQNEFEFKVSLPLL; this is translated from the coding sequence ATGGATAAAAAGAAAATAGAAAAACCAAAAGATCGATGGGCGCGGATAGTATTTATCCCGCTTGTTGGTTTTTTAACTACACTCTTATTTGGGAAGCAAGGCTCATCTGTGCCTGAAAACTTTATTTATATAAATATTTTTATTTCCATTTTCTCTACACTTATTCTTTGGGAAGGCAATCGCTACATTGTTATATTATTACGCAATCAATATCAAGATTACAGACAAGTTGGCAAACGCTTACTCTGGCAATTGGCGCTGTGTACCGGATTTTCATTACTTGCCAGTAATATTATTTTTCTTTCGCTTATGCGGATGTTCCCCGGTGCTCCCTTGTGTAATGCCGATCGCATATACATGTCGCAATTGAGTTTAATTATTACGTTTCTCATTATTGCCATTTACGAAAGCAGTTATTTTTTAGGGAAATGGAAGGAGGCCTTAGTGCATGCCGAGGAGCTGAAAAGAGAAAGTATTATTGCTCAATTTGAGACGTTGAAAAGCCAGGTAAATCCACACTTTTTATTCAATAGTTTAAATACACTTACTGCATTAATTGAAGAAAATCCGAGTATTGCGGTGCGTTTTGTGGGACAACTTTCGCAAGTGTATCGTTACGTGCTGCAAAGCCGCGAAAAGGAGCTCACTGATTTAAAAACGGAATTGGAATTCACGCAGTCGTATATATTTTTATTGCAAAACAGATTTGAGAAAAATTTGCAAATAAATCTGGTAATTGATGAAAAATACTTGAGCAAAAAAATTGCGCCTCTTTGCTTGCAAATGTTGATTGAGAATGCCATCAAACACAATATAGTATCAGCTGAAAAGCCTTTACTGATTGAAATTGGGTTGGATGAAAAGGAGTATATTTATGTGAAGAATAGATTGCAGAAAAAGAATTTTTCGGAACAAAATCATGGCTTGGGATTGCCCAATATTTGTAAACGCTATTCCATACTTTCGGAGAAGGAAGTGAAGATTGAACAAAATGAATTTGAATTTAAAGTTTCGTTGCCCTTATTGTAA
- a CDS encoding response regulator transcription factor gives MRVVIIEDEAVAARRLQKLVTELEPNVEVLALLDSVESAVKWCMQNPAPDLFFMDIQLADGLSFEIVEQVDIQTPIIFTTAFDEYAIKAFSVNSIDYLLKPIEKDNLERALTKFKQGNPAVSNDLKGILSQLLKGRTTFRERFLVKKGDAYFPLLTSDIAYFYAEEKVVFAKTKSNQRYLLEFTLDTLESTLNPDLFYRANRQFLISIDAVTQVKNSFNGKLKALVNPDSEEEIIISREKAQAFKSWLGKA, from the coding sequence ATGAGAGTTGTAATTATTGAAGATGAAGCAGTAGCTGCACGCCGCTTGCAAAAGTTGGTCACAGAGTTGGAGCCAAACGTGGAAGTGCTTGCGTTGCTCGATAGTGTGGAGAGTGCTGTAAAATGGTGCATGCAAAATCCCGCTCCCGATTTGTTTTTTATGGATATTCAACTGGCTGATGGATTGAGTTTCGAAATTGTAGAACAGGTGGATATTCAAACGCCTATAATTTTTACCACGGCTTTTGATGAGTATGCCATCAAAGCATTTTCAGTAAATAGTATTGATTACCTGCTTAAGCCCATAGAAAAGGATAACTTGGAGCGTGCGCTCACTAAATTTAAACAAGGAAACCCGGCTGTTTCAAACGATTTAAAGGGAATATTGTCGCAATTATTAAAAGGAAGAACCACTTTTAGAGAACGTTTTTTAGTAAAAAAGGGAGATGCTTATTTTCCTTTATTGACCAGTGATATCGCTTATTTTTATGCGGAGGAGAAAGTTGTATTTGCCAAAACAAAATCCAACCAACGTTACCTTTTAGAATTTACGTTGGATACACTTGAAAGTACTTTAAATCCGGATCTTTTTTATCGTGCTAACCGTCAGTTTTTAATTTCCATTGATGCGGTAACACAGGTAAAAAACAGTTTTAATGGGAAGTTGAAAGCCTTGGTAAATCCTGATTCTGAGGAAGAAATCATCATTTCGCGTGAGAAGGCACAAGCTTTTAAATCTTGGTTGGGAAAAGCCTGA
- the metG gene encoding methionine--tRNA ligase codes for MSDFKRNMVTAALPYANGPVHIGHLAGCYLPADVYVRYLRLIGEDVLFICGSDEHGVPITIKAKALGITPQQVVDKYHGIMKDAFSEFGISFDHYSRTSAKVHHETAAEFFTTLYNKGKFTEQVTKQYFDEEQNQFLADRYIEGTCPKCGNEHAYGDQCERCGTSLSPLDLINPKSKLSGNKPILKETKHWFLPLNEYASELRKWILEEHANDWKSNVLGQCKSWIDSGDGLQPRAMTRDLDWGVPVPLPDSEGKVLYVWFDAPIGYVSATKEYFATKKGQEEDWKKYWQSSDSRLIHFIGKDNIVFHCIIFPAILKAHGDYILPDNVPANEFLNLEGDKLSTSRNWAVWLHEYLKEFPNKQDELRFVLTSIAPETKDSEFTWKDFQARVNNELVAIYANFVNRVLVLTQKYYNGVVPQAGDFTEMDKQVIASINQAKESIKENISKFKLRDALSDLINLARNGNKYLADTEPWKLIKTDEERVKTIMYLGLEITAYLAALSEPFLPHTSEKIYSMLAMESLNWKTDLQGQLLKPGHPLGEVKLLFEKIEDAAVEAQVAKLHAPASVSNEQLDVSNQTVKPETVNSKPETSFDEFCKMDIRVGTILEAERVPKTDKLLKLLIDTGIDKRTVVSGIAASFNPENIIGKKVSILVNLAPRKIKGIESRGMILMAENAAGELDFVAPSKEQMNNGSSIK; via the coding sequence ATGAGCGATTTTAAAAGAAATATGGTTACGGCTGCCCTTCCTTACGCGAATGGGCCGGTGCACATTGGGCACCTTGCGGGATGTTATTTACCGGCCGATGTGTATGTGCGTTACCTCCGTTTGATAGGGGAGGATGTGTTGTTTATTTGTGGAAGCGATGAGCATGGAGTTCCCATTACTATCAAAGCAAAGGCGCTTGGTATTACACCCCAGCAAGTGGTGGATAAATACCATGGCATTATGAAGGATGCCTTTTCCGAATTTGGAATCTCATTTGATCATTATTCCCGCACCTCCGCAAAAGTGCATCATGAAACCGCAGCGGAGTTTTTTACTACACTTTACAACAAAGGAAAATTTACCGAGCAAGTTACCAAGCAATATTTTGACGAAGAACAAAATCAATTTTTGGCCGATCGCTATATTGAAGGAACCTGCCCCAAGTGCGGCAATGAGCATGCTTATGGGGATCAATGCGAACGTTGTGGGACATCTTTAAGTCCGCTGGATTTAATAAATCCTAAATCAAAATTGAGTGGAAATAAGCCCATATTAAAGGAAACAAAACATTGGTTCTTGCCTTTGAATGAGTATGCTTCCGAGTTGCGCAAATGGATTTTAGAAGAGCATGCCAACGATTGGAAGAGCAATGTGCTAGGGCAATGCAAATCGTGGATTGACAGTGGAGATGGATTGCAACCGCGAGCAATGACACGTGATTTGGATTGGGGCGTGCCGGTGCCACTGCCAGATTCAGAAGGAAAAGTATTGTATGTGTGGTTTGATGCGCCTATTGGATATGTATCAGCAACAAAGGAATATTTTGCTACCAAAAAGGGACAAGAAGAGGATTGGAAAAAATACTGGCAAAGCAGCGATTCGCGCCTGATTCATTTTATTGGAAAGGATAATATTGTGTTTCACTGCATTATTTTTCCGGCCATTTTAAAAGCACACGGAGATTATATTTTGCCGGATAATGTGCCTGCCAATGAATTTTTGAATTTAGAAGGGGATAAGCTTTCTACTTCACGAAATTGGGCGGTGTGGTTACATGAATACTTAAAAGAATTTCCAAACAAGCAGGATGAATTGCGTTTTGTTTTAACCTCTATCGCTCCGGAAACTAAAGACAGTGAGTTTACCTGGAAAGATTTTCAAGCACGGGTAAACAATGAGTTGGTGGCCATTTATGCCAATTTTGTAAACCGTGTATTGGTGCTCACTCAAAAATATTACAATGGAGTAGTGCCTCAAGCGGGCGATTTTACTGAAATGGATAAGCAAGTTATTGCATCCATAAATCAAGCAAAGGAATCTATAAAGGAAAATATTTCGAAATTTAAATTGCGTGATGCCTTAAGTGATTTGATTAATCTGGCCCGCAACGGAAATAAATATTTAGCTGACACAGAACCTTGGAAGCTTATTAAAACGGATGAAGAAAGAGTAAAAACAATTATGTATCTGGGTCTTGAAATCACTGCGTATTTAGCAGCTTTAAGTGAGCCTTTCTTACCGCATACTTCCGAAAAAATTTATTCGATGCTCGCTATGGAATCTTTGAATTGGAAGACTGATTTGCAAGGCCAACTTTTAAAACCCGGACATCCATTGGGAGAAGTAAAATTATTGTTTGAGAAGATAGAAGATGCAGCCGTAGAAGCACAAGTAGCAAAGCTTCATGCACCTGCCAGCGTTAGCAATGAGCAATTGGACGTTAGCAATCAAACAGTAAAACCTGAAACTGTAAACAGTAAACCTGAAACGAGTTTTGATGAGTTTTGTAAAATGGATATACGGGTTGGAACTATTTTAGAAGCAGAGCGTGTTCCTAAAACAGATAAGTTATTGAAGCTTTTAATAGATACCGGAATTGATAAAAGAACAGTTGTTTCGGGCATTGCTGCTAGTTTTAATCCAGAAAATATTATTGGAAAAAAAGTAAGCATCTTAGTGAATTTAGCTCCAAGAAAAATAAAGGGAATTGAATCGAGAGGAATGATTTTGATGGCTGAGAATGCTGCCGGAGAATTGGATTTTGTAGCACCATCGAAAGAGCAGATGAATAATGGTTCTTCCATAAAATAG
- a CDS encoding GIY-YIG nuclease family protein, with translation MYFVYALVSKVDRRIYVGISEDPSSRLVEHNSGKTQSTKGFVPWELFFTRAFATRIEAREYEKYYKSGSGKEKLKRILGAIVQRIE, from the coding sequence ATGTACTTTGTATACGCATTAGTGAGTAAAGTTGATAGAAGGATTTATGTTGGCATAAGTGAAGATCCATCAAGTCGATTAGTAGAGCATAATTCAGGGAAGACACAATCAACAAAGGGATTTGTTCCTTGGGAGTTATTTTTCACAAGGGCATTTGCAACAAGAATTGAAGCAAGAGAGTATGAAAAATATTATAAATCAGGATCTGGAAAAGAAAAATTGAAGAGAATACTTGGCGCCATAGTTCAACGGATAGAATAG
- a CDS encoding recombinase zinc beta ribbon domain-containing protein, with protein MGKVLVPAYENEKEEWVQGKHKPLIDEQTFYTVQDILAGRKKNIPNKFRTQRDELPLRGFLLCPQCGKRLTGSASTGRKGDKFFYYHCSKGCKERQVAEIANHEFENILSKFKSNELAIKLQGAVLKDRLQKKNNDGKAELERVGKEIAKQKVRIQNAKELMLDGEFSATDYKNMKLEIEEKIDSLTREEANLRVGSENQSAKVQQCLEILVNLHQYYVSGDTSKKQSIIGSIFPEKLTFENQKYRTTKVNWVVAMLCSNIKDFKDNKKGKGLFSNNLSLRVAPAGIEPTSKV; from the coding sequence ATCGGAAAAGTACTTGTTCCTGCCTATGAAAATGAAAAGGAAGAATGGGTGCAAGGAAAACATAAGCCCTTAATTGATGAACAAACATTTTATACCGTTCAGGATATCCTCGCTGGGCGAAAAAAGAATATCCCCAATAAGTTTAGAACACAAAGAGATGAATTGCCATTGAGGGGTTTTCTTTTATGTCCACAATGCGGAAAGAGGCTAACAGGCTCAGCATCTACCGGACGCAAAGGAGATAAATTTTTCTACTACCATTGTTCCAAGGGCTGTAAAGAAAGGCAGGTAGCTGAAATTGCTAATCACGAATTTGAAAACATACTTTCTAAATTTAAATCGAATGAGCTTGCTATTAAGTTACAAGGAGCTGTTTTAAAAGATAGATTGCAGAAAAAAAATAATGATGGCAAGGCTGAATTGGAAAGAGTAGGAAAAGAAATTGCGAAACAGAAAGTAAGAATACAAAATGCGAAGGAGTTAATGTTAGATGGTGAATTTTCTGCCACCGATTACAAGAACATGAAATTGGAGATTGAGGAAAAGATTGATTCTTTAACAAGAGAAGAAGCAAATCTAAGGGTAGGAAGCGAAAATCAGTCAGCAAAGGTTCAACAATGCTTAGAGATACTTGTAAACCTCCATCAATACTACGTTTCAGGAGATACTTCCAAAAAACAGAGTATTATTGGTTCGATATTTCCCGAAAAGCTGACTTTTGAAAATCAAAAGTATCGAACCACAAAAGTGAATTGGGTTGTCGCAATGCTTTGCAGCAATATCAAGGATTTTAAAGACAATAAAAAAGGGAAAGGTTTGTTTTCTAACAACCTTTCCCTTAGAGTGGCCCCAGCGGGAATCGAACCCACATCAAAAGTTTAG